Proteins encoded within one genomic window of Episyrphus balteatus chromosome 1, idEpiBalt1.1, whole genome shotgun sequence:
- the LOC129906162 gene encoding uncharacterized protein LOC129906162, producing MNSNALTSTDNKQILAYQTKIEVLLPTDTSRGEIEVLYITAKTKILSLLGTGRRSSVADMTVSTVPHTISHLPKQRLPKFSGRYSDYKNFINSYNNLVENDLSLTRIEKFNYLLSCLSDQALGTVKAFQVTEANYPKALLSLKERYDNDCLIFLEYISQLIELPKVQKASSVSLRSLVDNISALISSLLSIGSHENICNAIIIHIAMSKVDTDTQSKWDEQPHYKKLPDWKDCASKRCQYLEARVSKQIRSEQCVKTFNKHSSPKPTIVNPHRPQTSLAANQRSCILYRDLNHSITNCKKFLELSVMDRFWKTKKLGLCLNC from the coding sequence ATGAATTCTAACGCCCTAACTTCAACTGACAATAAACAAATATTAGCATATCAAACCAAAATAGAAGTTTTATTACCAACAGATACTAGTAGAGGTGAAATAGAAGTTTTGTACATCACcgcaaaaactaaaattctttCGCTTTTGGGTACTGGTAGACGAAGTAGTGTCGCAGACATGACAGTTTCTACTGTCCCACATACAATTAGTCATCTTCCAAAACAACGTTTACCAAAGTTTAGTGGAAGATATTCAgactataaaaattttataaattcgtACAACAATTTGGTAGAAAATGATTTAAGTTTGACaagaatagaaaaatttaattacttGCTTTCTTGTTTGAGTGATCAAGCTCTTGGCACAGTTAAGGCTTTTCAAGTCACGGAAGCCAATTATCCCAAGGCACTTCTTAGTTTGAAAGAGCGCTATGATAATGATTGCCtcattttcttagaatatatcTCACAGCTGATCGAATTACCCAAGGTTCAAAAAGCTTCTTCTGTTTCTCTACGGAGCTTGGTAGACAATATTTCGGCGTTGATAAGTTCGCTACTTTCTATAGGATCGCATGAGAATATTTGTAACGCAATAATAATTCATATTGCGATGTCGAAGGTTGACACAGATACACAATCGAAGTGGGATGAACAACCGCACTATAAGAAGTTGCCCGATTGGAAGGATTGTGCAAGCAAACGGTGCCAATATTTGGAAGCAAGAGTTAGCAAGCAGATTCGTTCGGAACAATGCGTGAAGACATTCAACAAACATTCATCACCAAAGCCAACAATAGTAAATCCTCATCGCCCACAAACTTCGCTTGCTGCAAACCAACGATCCTGTATCTTATATCGAGACCTTAACCATTCAAttacaaattgtaaaaaatttcttgAGCTTTCGGTTATGGATAGATTTtggaaaaccaaaaaactaGGCTTGTGTCTGAATTGTTAA